The genomic region AACCTGGAACGTGACACGAATGCGGGCAGCGCCCGCAGCCATTGGGGGAATGCCGCGCAATTCAAAACGACCTAGTGAGCGGCAGTCTGCCACCATTTCGCGTTCTCCCTGCAACACATGAATGCTCATGGCAGTCTGTCCATCCTTGAAGGTTGTAAAGTCTTGGGCGCGTGCAATTGGCAAGGTGGAGTTCCGCGGAATGATTTTTTCCACCAATCCTCCCATGGTTTCCAGCCCGAGAGAGAGCGGGATGACATCCAGGAGCAGCAGCTCATCGTCGTGACGGTTACCAGCAAGAATATTGGCCTGGATAGCAGCGCCAAGGGCGACGACTTGGTCCGGATCCAGATTGGTCAAGGGCGCTTGGCCGAAGAAATCGGCAACGGCCTGTTGTACTTGAGGCATGCGGGTTGCCCCGCCGACCAGCACAATGCCCTTGACCTCTTTCACCGTCAGCGAGGCGTCGCGTAATGCCTTCCGTATTGGTACCAACGTGCGGTTGAGTAGTGGTTGCGTGAGGGAGTGGAACTCCGTCCGGCTCAGCGACAGATCGACTGTTTTTCCGTTACTGAGGGTTACTGCGATGTTGGCGCTTGTATGCTCCGTGAGCCATTCCTTCGCTTCCTTGGATGCGGTCATCAGCAGGCGTGTATCTGCTGGGTTAGGGGCTTGCAGGTGGGTCTGCTCCAGAATCCAGTGGAAAATGCGGCGGTCGAAGTCATCTCCGCCGAGCGCAGAATCACCATTGGTCGACAGTACCTCGAACACCCCCTTGGTCAGGCGCAGGATGGAGACGTCAAAAGTACCCCCGCCTAGGTCGTAGACAACGTAAATGCCTTCGGAAGCATTGTCCAGGCCGTAGGCGATGGCGGCGGCTGTTGGCTCGTTCAGCAGGCGCAGCACGTTGATGCCGGCGATGCGTGCTGCATCTTTGGTCGCTTGGCGCTGGGCATCGTCGAAATAGGCTGGCACTGTGATGACGGCACCTGTCAGCTCTCCACCTAGCGCCTGCTCGGCACGCGCTTTGAGCGATTTGAGGATTTCAGCAGAGATTTCAACAGGGCTCTTGATGCCAGCACGGGTCTCAATCTGCACCATGCCTGGTACGTCAACAAACTGGTAGGGTAGATGTGAGGTGTCACCAATATCGTTCAATCCGCGACCAAGGAAACGCTTGGCTGATGCGATGGTATTTTGTGGATCATGGCTTTGCTGTCTCTGGGCTGCATAGCCTACTTCGACTTGTCCGTTGGCCGCGTAATGCACGACCGAAGGAAGCAATGCCTTGCCCGCTTCATCAAGCAACACGGTACTCAAGCCGCTGCGCACCGTCGCCACGAGGGAATTCGTGGTGCCCAGGTCTATACCCACTGCCAGACGATGCTGGTGAGGCGCCGTGCTCTGGCCGGGTTCTGATATCTGTAATAAAGCCATAATTTGCCGCTATTCGTCTTCCAGTTTGCTTATCTTATGCTCCACATCGTTGGAGATTTTGTCGATGAAACTCAGTTTCCGCACAATTTCTGTCGATGCCTGCCATGCGCGCTGCCGATCCAGTGTGTCTTCTAGTGATTGCTCCAAAGTTCTGGCCTGTTCGCGCATCTCCTTGAGCAAACTTTCCAGAGTAGTGACGTC from Methylobacillus flagellatus KT harbors:
- the hscA gene encoding Fe-S protein assembly chaperone HscA — encoded protein: MALLQISEPGQSTAPHQHRLAVGIDLGTTNSLVATVRSGLSTVLLDEAGKALLPSVVHYAANGQVEVGYAAQRQQSHDPQNTIASAKRFLGRGLNDIGDTSHLPYQFVDVPGMVQIETRAGIKSPVEISAEILKSLKARAEQALGGELTGAVITVPAYFDDAQRQATKDAARIAGINVLRLLNEPTAAAIAYGLDNASEGIYVVYDLGGGTFDVSILRLTKGVFEVLSTNGDSALGGDDFDRRIFHWILEQTHLQAPNPADTRLLMTASKEAKEWLTEHTSANIAVTLSNGKTVDLSLSRTEFHSLTQPLLNRTLVPIRKALRDASLTVKEVKGIVLVGGATRMPQVQQAVADFFGQAPLTNLDPDQVVALGAAIQANILAGNRHDDELLLLDVIPLSLGLETMGGLVEKIIPRNSTLPIARAQDFTTFKDGQTAMSIHVLQGEREMVADCRSLGRFELRGIPPMAAGAARIRVTFQVDADGLLSVSAQEQTSGAHANIVVKPSYGLSEEQITNMLQASFTAAEADKHARALQEARVDAARLLEALEAALRQDGDKLLNDEERTEITRQMEHLRNIAQHEDSDAINKAVDALNHATETFAARRMDASVKQALAGQSLNTLDI